In one window of Musa acuminata AAA Group cultivar baxijiao chromosome BXJ3-2, Cavendish_Baxijiao_AAA, whole genome shotgun sequence DNA:
- the LOC135631874 gene encoding protein neprosin-like, with product MAAHGSVGRSLVALLALMACLSCAAAGRAGGVARQRLELRRHLKRLNKTPVKSIKSPDGDIIDCVHVSHQPAFDHPFLKNHTIQMRPAYHPEGLFGGNKVVSQTKTPSMAQLWHQNGRCPEDTIPIRRTTREDVSRASSVKRYGRKKHRSLPNPMSVDPDLLNESGHQHAIAYVEGDKYYGAKATINVWQPKIQQSNEFSLSQIWILGGSFGADLNSIEAGWQVSPDLYGDNYTRLFTYWTSDAYQATGCYNLLCSGFIQINNEIAMGASISPISNYDGSQYDISILVWKDPKEGNWWMQFGSDYVLGYWPSFLFSYLADSATMIEWGGEVVNSEPDGEHTSTEMGSGRFPEEGFSKASYFRNIQIVDGSNNLRAPEGVGAFTEQSNCYDVQNGNSNAWGQYFYYGGPGRNSNCP from the exons ATGGCGGCGCATGGTAGCGTGGGCCGCAGCCTGGTGGCACTGCTGGCGCTGATGGCCTGTCTATCGTGCGCTGCGGCGGGGCGGGCCGGCGGGGTGGCGAGGCAGCGTCTGGAGCTGCGGCGACACCTGAAGCGGCTCAACAAGACGCCCGTCAAGAGCAtcaag AGTCCAGATGGAGATATTATAGACTGTGTGCATGTCTCTCACCAACCAGCCTTTGATCATCCTTTCCTCAAGAACCACACGATCCag ATGAGGCCAGCTTATCACCCAGAAGGCTTGTTCGGCGGGAACAAGGTTGTGTCTCAGACGAAAACCCCCTCCATGGCTCAACTGTGGCATCAGAATGGTAGGTGCCCTGAGGACACCATCCCCATCCGGAGAACCACCAGGGAGGATGTGTCAAGGGCCAGCTCTGTTAAAAGATATGGGAGGAAGAAGCACAGGAGCCTTCCCAACCCCATGTCTGTTGACCCTGACCTTCTCAATGAGAGTGGCCATCAG CATGCAATTGCTTATGTGGAGGGAGATAAATATTATGGAGCAAAGGCAACCATAAATGTGTGGCAGCCAAAGATTCAGCAATCCAATGAGTTCAGTCTATCTCAGATCTGGATTTTAGGGGGCTCTTTTGGGGCGGATCTTAATAGCATTGAAGCTGGTTGGCAG GTCAGCCCGGATTTGTATGGAGACAATTACACAAGGCTTTTTACTTACTGGACT AGTGATGCATATCAAGCAACTGGCTGCTACAACCTACTTTGCTCTGGGTTCATTCAAATTAACAATGAGATTGCAATGGGTGCCAGCATCTCTCCGATCTCCAACTATGATGGCTCACAATATGATATAAGCATACTTGTTTGGAAG GATCCTAAGGAGGGGAACTGGTGGATGCAATTTGGGAGCGACTACGTTTTGGGCTACtggccttctttcctcttctcttaTTTGGCAGACAGTGCCACCATGATAGAATGGGGAGGGGAGGTTGTGAACTCGGAGCCGGATGGTGAGCACACCTCCACCGAGATGGGCAGTGGCCGTTTCCCTGAAGAAGGGTTTAGCAAGGCAAGTTACTTCAGGAACATTCAGATAGTTGATGGGTCTAACAATCTAAGGGCACCTGAAGGTGTTGGAGCCTTCACTGAGCAGTCAAACTGCTACGATGTGCAGAATGGGAACAGTAATGCATGGGGGCAGTACTTTTACTATGGGGGGCCTGGTAGAAACTCTAATTGTCCATAG